A single Glycine soja cultivar W05 chromosome 14, ASM419377v2, whole genome shotgun sequence DNA region contains:
- the LOC114384755 gene encoding ABC transporter G family member 39-like isoform X4, whose protein sequence is MEGRNISRVDSARASGSNIWRNNNMDVFSTSEREDDEDALKWAAIERLPTYLRIQRSILNNEDGKGREVDIKQLGLTERKILLERLVKIAEEDNERFLLKLRERMDRVGLDIPTIEVRFEHINVEAQVYVGGRALPSMLNFFANVLEDLFFLPKGFLNYLHIIPSPKKPLRILQNISGIIKPRRMTLLLGPPGSGKTTLLLALAGKLGKDLKHSGRVTYNGHELEEFVPQRTSAYISQYDNHIGEMTVRETLAFSARCQGVGQNYEILAELLRREKQAKIKPDPDIDSYMKAAALGRQRTSVVTDYILKILGLEVCADIMVGDGMIRGISGGQKKRVTTGDIKKGSMAILGQNLGEELASPFDRSKSHPNVLTTKKYGVNKKELLRACASREFLLMKRNSFVYIFKVTQLIYLAIITTTLFLRTKMHRDTVEDGGAYMGALFFAVTVAMFNGISELNMAIMKLPVFYKQRDLLFYPAWAYSLPPWILKIPITLIEVAIWEGISYYAIGFDPSLVRLLKQYLIILCINQMASSLFRLMAAFGRDVIVANTAGSFALLIVLVLGGFVISRENVHKWFLWGYWSSPLMYGQNAIAVNEFLGHSWRKVTPNSNETLGVLILKTRGFFPEAYWYWIGVGALIGYVFLYNFLFTLALQYLSPFRKDQASGLSQEKLLERNASTAEELIQLPKGNSSSETNIVEEANIPSRSFSGRISDDKASGSGRRGMVLPFQPLSLTFDEMKYSVDMPQEMKKQGVFEERLELLKGVSGVFRPGVLTALMGVSGAGKTTLMDVLAGRKTGGYIEGSITISGYPKRQETFARISGYCEQFDIHSPNVTVYESLLYSAWLRLPREVDRATRKMFIEEVMELVELNSIREALVGLPGENGLSTEQRKRLTIAVELVANPSIIFMDEPTSGLDARAAAIVMRTVRNTVNTGRTVVCTIHQPSIDIFDAFDELLLLKLGGEQIYAGPLGRHCSHLIQYFEAIQGVPKIKEGYNPATWMLEVTSAGTEASIKVNFTNVYRNSELYGRNKQLIQELSIPPQGSRDLHFDSQYSQTLVTQCKACLWKQHLSYWRNTSYTAVRLLFTMLIALLFGIIFWDIGLKRSKEQDLFNAMGSMYAAVTFIGVQNGASVQPIIAVERTVFYRERAAGMYSALPYALAQVIIELPHILVQALMYGIIVYAMMGFDWTTSKFLWYLFFMYFTFLYYTFYGMMTMAITPNAHVAAILSSAFYAIWSLFSGFVIPLSRIPIWWKWYYWICPVAWTLNGLVASQYGDNRDKLENGQRVEEFVKSYFGFEHDFLGVVASVVAGFSLLFAFIFAFGIKVLNFQKR, encoded by the exons ATGGAGGGCAGAAACATATCCAGGGTTGATAGTGCAAGAGCCAGTGGTTCTAACATATGGAGGAACAACAACATGGATGTTTTCTCTACATCAGAACGCGAAGATGATGAAGACGCTCTCAAATGGGCAGCCATAGAGCGACTCCCGACGTATCTTCGCATTCAGAGAAGCATACTCAACAATGAAGATGGGAAAGGGAGAGAGGTTGACATCAAGCAACTAGGCCTCACAGAGAGAAAGATTCTTCTGGAGAGGCTTGTGAAGATAGCAGAAGAAGATAATGAAAGGTTCTTGCTGAAACTCAGGGAAAGAATGGACAG AGTTGGGCTTGATATTCCAACAATTGAAGTTAGATTTGAGCATATAAATGTGGAAGCACAAGTTTATGTTGGAGGAAGAGCATTGCCTTCAATGCTGAACTTTTTTGCTAATGTACTAGAG GATCTCTTCTTCTTGCCAAAGGGGTTCTTAAATTATCTTCACATAATTCCAAGTCCAAAGAAACCGTTACGTATACTTCAGAATATCAGTGGAATCATAAAGCCTCGAAG AATGACATTGCTTTTGGGGCCACCCGGTTCTGGAAAGACCACTTTGCTGTTAGCATTGGCTGGAAAACTTGGTAAAGATTTGAAA CATTCTGGGAGAGTAACATACAATGGGCATGAGCTTGAAGAGTTTGTGCCACAAAGGACTTCAGCTTATATAAGTCAATATGATAACCACATTGGAGAAATGACTGTGAGAGAAACTCTGGCTTTCTCAGCTAGATGTCAAGGGGTTGGACAAAACTATG AGATTTTGGCTGAGCTACTGAGAAGAGAGAAGCAAGCAAAGATTAAGCCGGATCCTGATATTGATTCCTATATGAAG GCTGCAGCCCTAGGAAGACAGCGGACCAGCGTGGTCACCGATTATATTCTCAAG atTTTGGGACTTGAAGTGTGTGCTGACATTATGGTAGGAGATGGAATGATAAGAGGTATCTCAGGAGGGCAGAAAAAGAGAGTCACTACAg GTGACATCAAAAAAGGATCAATGGCAATATTGG GTCAAAATCTTGGAGAGGAGCTAGCCAGTCCATTTGACAGGTCTAAAAGCCATCCAAATGTATTGACCACAAAGAAGTATGGTGTTAACAAAAAGGAGCTGCTGAGGGCTTGTGCTAGCAGggaatttttgcttatgaagaGAAATTCATTTGTCTACATATTCAAAGTCACACAA CTCATCTATTTAGCTATCATCACAACAACATTATTTCTACGAACTAAGATGCATCGCGATACGGTGGAGGACGGAGGAGCTTACATGGGTGCCCTTTTCTTTGCAGTCACCGTTGCGATGTTCAATGGAATATCAGAGCTAAATATGGCTATCATGAAACTTCCTgtcttttacaagcaaagggACCTTCTTTTCTATCCTGCATGGGCTTATTCTCTTCCCCCATGGATTCTCAAAATACCAATTACCCTCATAGAAGTAGCTATTTGGGAAGGCATCTCTTACTATGCCATTGGCTTTGATCCTAGTTTGGTGAG GCTTTTAAAACAGTACCTGATAATCCTTTGCATTAACCAGATGGCATCTTCGCTATTTCGATTGATGGCAGCATTTGGAAGGGATGTTATAGTTGCAAACACTGCTGGAAGTTTTGCATTACTTATAGTTCTGGTTTTGGGAGGATTTGTGATTTCCCGAG AGAATGTGCACAAATGGTTTCTGTGGGGTTACTGGTCCTCACCACTGATGTATGGACAGAATGCTATAGCTGTGAATGAATTTCTTGGTCATAGTTGGAGAAAG GTTACACCTAATTCCAATGAAACACTGGGAGTTTTGATACTGAAAACTCGAGGATTTTTCCCAGAAGCTTATTGGTATTGGATTGGAGTGGGAGCATTAATTGGTTatgtatttttgtataatttcctGTTCACCTTGGCATTGCAATATCTAAGTC CATTCAGAAAGGATCAAGCATCAGGGCTATCCCAAGAGAAATTGCTTGAGAGAAATGCTTCAACAGCTGAAGAGTTGATTCAATTACCAAAGGGAAACAGCTCTTCTG AAACAAATATTGTAGAAGAAGCAAACATACCATCCAGATCTTTTTCTGGAAGAATTAGTGATGATAAAGCTAGCGGAAGTGGAAGGAGGGGTATGGTTCTTCCTTTTCAACCTCTATCTCTCACATTTGATGAGATGAAATATTCTGTAGACATGCCACAG GAAATGAAAAAGCAAGGAGTTTTTGAGGAACGTCTAGAACTTTTGAAGGGTGTTAGTGGTGTCTTTAGGCCCGGAGTACTAACAGCTCTGATGGGGGTAAGTGGTGCCGGTAAGACTACATTAATGGATGTTTTAGCTGGAAGGAAAACTGGTGGATACATTGAAGGAAGTATCACAATATCTGGGTACCCAAAGAGGCAAGAAACATTTGCTCGTATCTCAGGATATTGCGAACAATTTGATATCCACTCACCTAATGTTACAGTTTATGAATCTTTATTATATTCTGCATGGCTTCGGTTACCCCGTGAAGTTGATCGTGCAACTAGAAAG ATGTTCATTGAGGAAGTTATGGAGCTAGTAGAGCTTAACTCAATAAGAGAAGCGCTTGTTGGATTGCCAGGAGAAAATGGACTTTCAACCGAGCAGCGCAAGAGGCTTACAATTGCAGTTGAACTAGTAGCCAACCCTTCAATAATATTCATGGATGAGCCAACCTCTGGCCTGGATGCTAGAGCAGCTGCAATTGTAATGAGAACCGTGAGGAACACTGTGAACACGGGACGAACCGTGGTTTGCACCATCCACCAGCCAAGTATTGATATATTTGATGCCTTTGATGAG CTGTTACTTTTGAAGTTGGGAGGGGAGCAAATATATGCTGGTCCATTAGGCCGCCACTGTTCCCATCTGATTCAGTACTTTGAG GCTATTCAAGGAGTTCCTAAGATCAAAGAAGGTTATAATCCTGCAACCTGGATGTTGGAAGTTACATCAGCAGGCACAGAAGCATCTATTAAGGTCAACTTCACCAATGTGTACAGAAACTCAGAACTATACGG GAGAAACAAACAATTGATCCAAGAGCTTAGTATACCTCCTCAAGGCTCAAGGGATCTACACTTTGATAGTCAGTATTCACAGACTTTGGTGACACAATGTAAAGCTTGTCTATGGAAACAGCATTTATCATACTGGAGGAACACATCATATACAGCAGTTAGACTCCTATTTACAATGCTAATAGCATTATTATTTGGGATCATATTTTGGGACATTGGCCTGAAAAG GAGTAAAGAGCAAGATCTTTTCAATGCTATGGGTTCAATGTATGCTGCAGTTACCTTCATTGGAGTGCAAAATGGTGCCTCGGTGCAGCCTATAATAGCGGTAGAGAGAACGGTCTTCTACAGAGAGAGAGCGGCTGGAATGTATTCAGCTTTGCCATATGCACTTGCACAG GTTATTATTGAACTTCCCCACATCTTGGTTCAGGCCCTTATGTATGGAATTATCGTATATGCCATGATGGGATTCGATTGGACCACATCAAAGTTCTTGTGGTATCTTTTCTTCATGTACTTCACTTTCTTATACTACACCTTTTATGGTATGATGACCATGGCCATTACCCCCAACGCACACGTTGCTGCCATATTGTCCAGTGCATTCTATGCAATATGGAGCCTTTTCTCAGGCTTCGTTATTCCCTTGTCT AGAATACCTATATGGTGGAAGTGGTACTATTGGATCTGCCCTGTGGCGTGGACCTTGAATGGATTGGTGGCTTCCCAATATGGAGACAACAGGGACAAACTTGAGAATGGTCAAAGGGTTGAAGAATTTGTGAAGAGTTATTTTGGGTTTGAACATGATTTTCTAGGGGTAGTGGCATCTGTGGTGGCTGGCTTCTCACTattgtttgctttcatcttcgCCTTTGGAATCAAAGTACTCAACTTCCAAAAACGATGA
- the LOC114384755 gene encoding pleiotropic drug resistance protein 1-like isoform X3 produces MEGRNISRVDSARASGSNIWRNNNMDVFSTSEREDDEDALKWAAIERLPTYLRIQRSILNNEDGKGREVDIKQLGLTERKILLERLVKIAEEDNERFLLKLRERMDRVGLDIPTIEVRFEHINVEAQVYVGGRALPSMLNFFANVLEGFLNYLHIIPSPKKPLRILQNISGIIKPRRMTLLLGPPGSGKTTLLLALAGKLGKDLKHSGRVTYNGHELEEFVPQRTSAYISQYDNHIGEMTVRETLAFSARCQGVGQNYEILAELLRREKQAKIKPDPDIDSYMKAAALGRQRTSVVTDYILKILGLEVCADIMVGDGMIRGISGGQKKRVTTGEMLVGPIKVLFMDEISTGLDSSTTFQIINSIRQSIHILNGTALVSLLQPAPETYELFDDIILLTDGQIVYQGPRENVLEFFESMGFKCPERKGVADFLQEVTSKKDQWQYWVRKDEPYSFVTVKDFAEAFQLFHIGQNLGEELASPFDRSKSHPNVLTTKKYGVNKKELLRACASREFLLMKRNSFVYIFKVTQLIYLAIITTTLFLRTKMHRDTVEDGGAYMGALFFAVTVAMFNGISELNMAIMKLPVFYKQRDLLFYPAWAYSLPPWILKIPITLIEVAIWEGISYYAIGFDPSLVRLLKQYLIILCINQMASSLFRLMAAFGRDVIVANTAGSFALLIVLVLGGFVISRENVHKWFLWGYWSSPLMYGQNAIAVNEFLGHSWRKVTPNSNETLGVLILKTRGFFPEAYWYWIGVGALIGYVFLYNFLFTLALQYLSPFRKDQASGLSQEKLLERNASTAEELIQLPKGNSSSETNIVEEANIPSRSFSGRISDDKASGSGRRGMVLPFQPLSLTFDEMKYSVDMPQEMKKQGVFEERLELLKGVSGVFRPGVLTALMGVSGAGKTTLMDVLAGRKTGGYIEGSITISGYPKRQETFARISGYCEQFDIHSPNVTVYESLLYSAWLRLPREVDRATRKMFIEEVMELVELNSIREALVGLPGENGLSTEQRKRLTIAVELVANPSIIFMDEPTSGLDARAAAIVMRTVRNTVNTGRTVVCTIHQPSIDIFDAFDELLLLKLGGEQIYAGPLGRHCSHLIQYFEAIQGVPKIKEGYNPATWMLEVTSAGTEASIKVNFTNVYRNSELYGRNKQLIQELSIPPQGSRDLHFDSQYSQTLVTQCKACLWKQHLSYWRNTSYTAVRLLFTMLIALLFGIIFWDIGLKRSKEQDLFNAMGSMYAAVTFIGVQNGASVQPIIAVERTVFYRERAAGMYSALPYALAQVIIELPHILVQALMYGIIVYAMMGFDWTTSKFLWYLFFMYFTFLYYTFYGMMTMAITPNAHVAAILSSAFYAIWSLFSGFVIPLSRIPIWWKWYYWICPVAWTLNGLVASQYGDNRDKLENGQRVEEFVKSYFGFEHDFLGVVASVVAGFSLLFAFIFAFGIKVLNFQKR; encoded by the exons ATGGAGGGCAGAAACATATCCAGGGTTGATAGTGCAAGAGCCAGTGGTTCTAACATATGGAGGAACAACAACATGGATGTTTTCTCTACATCAGAACGCGAAGATGATGAAGACGCTCTCAAATGGGCAGCCATAGAGCGACTCCCGACGTATCTTCGCATTCAGAGAAGCATACTCAACAATGAAGATGGGAAAGGGAGAGAGGTTGACATCAAGCAACTAGGCCTCACAGAGAGAAAGATTCTTCTGGAGAGGCTTGTGAAGATAGCAGAAGAAGATAATGAAAGGTTCTTGCTGAAACTCAGGGAAAGAATGGACAG AGTTGGGCTTGATATTCCAACAATTGAAGTTAGATTTGAGCATATAAATGTGGAAGCACAAGTTTATGTTGGAGGAAGAGCATTGCCTTCAATGCTGAACTTTTTTGCTAATGTACTAGAG GGGTTCTTAAATTATCTTCACATAATTCCAAGTCCAAAGAAACCGTTACGTATACTTCAGAATATCAGTGGAATCATAAAGCCTCGAAG AATGACATTGCTTTTGGGGCCACCCGGTTCTGGAAAGACCACTTTGCTGTTAGCATTGGCTGGAAAACTTGGTAAAGATTTGAAA CATTCTGGGAGAGTAACATACAATGGGCATGAGCTTGAAGAGTTTGTGCCACAAAGGACTTCAGCTTATATAAGTCAATATGATAACCACATTGGAGAAATGACTGTGAGAGAAACTCTGGCTTTCTCAGCTAGATGTCAAGGGGTTGGACAAAACTATG AGATTTTGGCTGAGCTACTGAGAAGAGAGAAGCAAGCAAAGATTAAGCCGGATCCTGATATTGATTCCTATATGAAG GCTGCAGCCCTAGGAAGACAGCGGACCAGCGTGGTCACCGATTATATTCTCAAG atTTTGGGACTTGAAGTGTGTGCTGACATTATGGTAGGAGATGGAATGATAAGAGGTATCTCAGGAGGGCAGAAAAAGAGAGTCACTACAg GGGAGATGCTGGTTGGACCTATAAAGGTGTTATTCATGGATGAGATATCAACTGGTTTGGACAGTTCcacaacttttcaaataatCAATTCTATCCGGCAATCCATCCATATTCTGAATGGAACTGCACTTGTGTCTCTGCTACAGCCAGCACCAGAAACTTATGAACTATTTGATGATATAATACTATTAACGGATGGCCAAATTGTGTACCAAGGGCCAAGAGAAAATGTGCTAGAGTTTTTCGAATCAATGGGTTTCAAGTGTCCTGAAAGAAAAGGAGTTGCTGACTTCTTGCAAGAA GTGACATCAAAAAAGGATCAATGGCAATATTGGGTGCGTAAAGATGAACCTTATAGTTTTGTCACTGTCAAGGATTTTGCTGAAGCATTCCAGTTATTTCACATAGGTCAAAATCTTGGAGAGGAGCTAGCCAGTCCATTTGACAGGTCTAAAAGCCATCCAAATGTATTGACCACAAAGAAGTATGGTGTTAACAAAAAGGAGCTGCTGAGGGCTTGTGCTAGCAGggaatttttgcttatgaagaGAAATTCATTTGTCTACATATTCAAAGTCACACAA CTCATCTATTTAGCTATCATCACAACAACATTATTTCTACGAACTAAGATGCATCGCGATACGGTGGAGGACGGAGGAGCTTACATGGGTGCCCTTTTCTTTGCAGTCACCGTTGCGATGTTCAATGGAATATCAGAGCTAAATATGGCTATCATGAAACTTCCTgtcttttacaagcaaagggACCTTCTTTTCTATCCTGCATGGGCTTATTCTCTTCCCCCATGGATTCTCAAAATACCAATTACCCTCATAGAAGTAGCTATTTGGGAAGGCATCTCTTACTATGCCATTGGCTTTGATCCTAGTTTGGTGAG GCTTTTAAAACAGTACCTGATAATCCTTTGCATTAACCAGATGGCATCTTCGCTATTTCGATTGATGGCAGCATTTGGAAGGGATGTTATAGTTGCAAACACTGCTGGAAGTTTTGCATTACTTATAGTTCTGGTTTTGGGAGGATTTGTGATTTCCCGAG AGAATGTGCACAAATGGTTTCTGTGGGGTTACTGGTCCTCACCACTGATGTATGGACAGAATGCTATAGCTGTGAATGAATTTCTTGGTCATAGTTGGAGAAAG GTTACACCTAATTCCAATGAAACACTGGGAGTTTTGATACTGAAAACTCGAGGATTTTTCCCAGAAGCTTATTGGTATTGGATTGGAGTGGGAGCATTAATTGGTTatgtatttttgtataatttcctGTTCACCTTGGCATTGCAATATCTAAGTC CATTCAGAAAGGATCAAGCATCAGGGCTATCCCAAGAGAAATTGCTTGAGAGAAATGCTTCAACAGCTGAAGAGTTGATTCAATTACCAAAGGGAAACAGCTCTTCTG AAACAAATATTGTAGAAGAAGCAAACATACCATCCAGATCTTTTTCTGGAAGAATTAGTGATGATAAAGCTAGCGGAAGTGGAAGGAGGGGTATGGTTCTTCCTTTTCAACCTCTATCTCTCACATTTGATGAGATGAAATATTCTGTAGACATGCCACAG GAAATGAAAAAGCAAGGAGTTTTTGAGGAACGTCTAGAACTTTTGAAGGGTGTTAGTGGTGTCTTTAGGCCCGGAGTACTAACAGCTCTGATGGGGGTAAGTGGTGCCGGTAAGACTACATTAATGGATGTTTTAGCTGGAAGGAAAACTGGTGGATACATTGAAGGAAGTATCACAATATCTGGGTACCCAAAGAGGCAAGAAACATTTGCTCGTATCTCAGGATATTGCGAACAATTTGATATCCACTCACCTAATGTTACAGTTTATGAATCTTTATTATATTCTGCATGGCTTCGGTTACCCCGTGAAGTTGATCGTGCAACTAGAAAG ATGTTCATTGAGGAAGTTATGGAGCTAGTAGAGCTTAACTCAATAAGAGAAGCGCTTGTTGGATTGCCAGGAGAAAATGGACTTTCAACCGAGCAGCGCAAGAGGCTTACAATTGCAGTTGAACTAGTAGCCAACCCTTCAATAATATTCATGGATGAGCCAACCTCTGGCCTGGATGCTAGAGCAGCTGCAATTGTAATGAGAACCGTGAGGAACACTGTGAACACGGGACGAACCGTGGTTTGCACCATCCACCAGCCAAGTATTGATATATTTGATGCCTTTGATGAG CTGTTACTTTTGAAGTTGGGAGGGGAGCAAATATATGCTGGTCCATTAGGCCGCCACTGTTCCCATCTGATTCAGTACTTTGAG GCTATTCAAGGAGTTCCTAAGATCAAAGAAGGTTATAATCCTGCAACCTGGATGTTGGAAGTTACATCAGCAGGCACAGAAGCATCTATTAAGGTCAACTTCACCAATGTGTACAGAAACTCAGAACTATACGG GAGAAACAAACAATTGATCCAAGAGCTTAGTATACCTCCTCAAGGCTCAAGGGATCTACACTTTGATAGTCAGTATTCACAGACTTTGGTGACACAATGTAAAGCTTGTCTATGGAAACAGCATTTATCATACTGGAGGAACACATCATATACAGCAGTTAGACTCCTATTTACAATGCTAATAGCATTATTATTTGGGATCATATTTTGGGACATTGGCCTGAAAAG GAGTAAAGAGCAAGATCTTTTCAATGCTATGGGTTCAATGTATGCTGCAGTTACCTTCATTGGAGTGCAAAATGGTGCCTCGGTGCAGCCTATAATAGCGGTAGAGAGAACGGTCTTCTACAGAGAGAGAGCGGCTGGAATGTATTCAGCTTTGCCATATGCACTTGCACAG GTTATTATTGAACTTCCCCACATCTTGGTTCAGGCCCTTATGTATGGAATTATCGTATATGCCATGATGGGATTCGATTGGACCACATCAAAGTTCTTGTGGTATCTTTTCTTCATGTACTTCACTTTCTTATACTACACCTTTTATGGTATGATGACCATGGCCATTACCCCCAACGCACACGTTGCTGCCATATTGTCCAGTGCATTCTATGCAATATGGAGCCTTTTCTCAGGCTTCGTTATTCCCTTGTCT AGAATACCTATATGGTGGAAGTGGTACTATTGGATCTGCCCTGTGGCGTGGACCTTGAATGGATTGGTGGCTTCCCAATATGGAGACAACAGGGACAAACTTGAGAATGGTCAAAGGGTTGAAGAATTTGTGAAGAGTTATTTTGGGTTTGAACATGATTTTCTAGGGGTAGTGGCATCTGTGGTGGCTGGCTTCTCACTattgtttgctttcatcttcgCCTTTGGAATCAAAGTACTCAACTTCCAAAAACGATGA